Proteins encoded by one window of Bauldia sp.:
- a CDS encoding FadR/GntR family transcriptional regulator, which yields MGALRPAGAAEALGRRIVTGDLTPGTTLPNLERLAEQFSMSRLSMREAIKLLAGKGLVSSAPRRGTVVRPRQEWSRLDPDVLLWQIGAVPNAAFVRNLFELRRMIEPEAAMLAAARAGGAALADIEAAFAQMEAAEARAPESIKGDVAFHLSILRATGNEFIAALAPAIETSLMLTFTVQRDAWPDPDNFLPSHRLILDAITRGDGSAAREAVQKLLVRAEADAMDGLRLLGAVEDAAQNEVPSKKRSEGQGTRPRG from the coding sequence GTGGGCGCGCTTCGCCCCGCCGGCGCGGCCGAAGCGCTCGGGCGGCGGATCGTGACTGGCGACCTGACGCCAGGCACCACGCTTCCCAATCTCGAACGTCTTGCCGAACAGTTCTCGATGTCGCGCCTGTCCATGCGCGAGGCGATCAAGCTGCTTGCCGGGAAGGGACTGGTGTCGTCGGCGCCGAGGCGCGGCACCGTAGTGCGCCCGCGTCAGGAGTGGAGCCGGCTCGATCCCGACGTGCTTCTCTGGCAGATCGGCGCGGTGCCGAACGCGGCATTCGTGCGCAACCTCTTCGAACTGCGCCGCATGATCGAGCCGGAGGCGGCGATGCTGGCTGCGGCACGCGCCGGTGGGGCGGCCCTCGCCGACATCGAAGCGGCCTTTGCCCAGATGGAGGCGGCCGAAGCGAGGGCGCCCGAGTCGATCAAGGGCGATGTTGCTTTCCATCTGTCGATCTTGCGCGCCACCGGCAACGAGTTCATCGCGGCGCTGGCGCCGGCGATTGAGACGTCGCTCATGCTGACGTTTACGGTACAGCGAGACGCCTGGCCGGATCCGGATAATTTCCTGCCTTCGCATCGCCTCATCCTCGACGCGATCACGCGTGGCGACGGTAGCGCCGCCCGCGAGGCCGTGCAGAAGCTGCTCGTGCGCGCGGAGGCCGACGCCATGGACGGGTTGCGGCTACTCGGCGCCGTCGAGGATGCGGCGCAAAACGAAGTGCCCAGCAAAAAACGGAGCGAGGGGCAAGGCACTCGGCCGCGAGGCTGA
- the mmsA gene encoding multiple monosaccharide ABC transporter ATP-binding protein, with the protein MASTILEMRNITKTFPGVTALSGVNLSVEDGEIHAIVGENGAGKSTLMKVLSGVYPTGEYEGQIIYRGQECHFKRINDSEHLGIVIIHQELALVPMLSIAENIFLGNEHARYGVIDWNANETRTRALLKKVGLAEDPDTLITNIGVGKQQLVEIAKALSKEVKLLILDEPTASLSEKDSRALLDLLIEFKQHGITSILISHKLSEVSRVADRVTILRDGQTIETLSKGQVDEDRIITLMVGRPLTDRFPPRDPKIGETVLEVKNWSVYHPLHADRQVIKGIDLNVRKGEVVGIAGLMGAGRTEFAMSLFGRSYGRRITGEVFLNGQKIDTSSVGRSVAQGIAYVTEDRKTYGLNLIDHIKNNITIANLGAVSRHSVIDDLREIDVANEYRSKTNIRSSSVYQKTGNLSGGNQQKVVLSKWLFANPEVLILDEPTRGIDVGAKYEIYTIIARLASEGKAILVISSEMPELLGICDRIYVMNEGRIVGEMAAAGASQEKIMRAIVRGEGKAS; encoded by the coding sequence ATGGCCTCGACCATTCTCGAGATGCGCAACATCACCAAGACGTTCCCTGGCGTGACCGCGCTTTCGGGCGTCAATCTCAGCGTCGAGGATGGCGAGATCCACGCCATCGTGGGCGAGAACGGCGCCGGCAAGTCGACCCTGATGAAGGTGCTCTCCGGTGTCTATCCGACCGGCGAGTACGAAGGCCAGATCATCTATCGCGGCCAGGAGTGCCACTTCAAACGCATCAACGACAGTGAGCATCTTGGGATCGTCATCATCCACCAGGAGCTCGCGCTGGTGCCGATGCTGTCGATTGCCGAAAACATCTTCCTCGGCAACGAACACGCCAGATACGGCGTCATCGACTGGAACGCCAACGAGACGCGCACCCGCGCACTGCTGAAGAAAGTCGGGCTGGCGGAAGACCCCGATACGCTGATCACCAACATCGGCGTCGGCAAGCAGCAGCTCGTCGAGATTGCGAAGGCCCTCAGCAAGGAAGTGAAGCTGCTGATCCTGGATGAGCCGACGGCGAGCCTCTCCGAGAAGGACAGCCGTGCCTTGCTCGACCTGCTGATCGAGTTCAAGCAGCACGGCATCACCTCGATCCTGATTTCGCACAAGCTGAGCGAAGTGAGCCGCGTCGCCGACCGCGTCACGATTCTGCGCGACGGTCAGACCATCGAGACGCTGAGCAAGGGGCAGGTCGACGAAGACCGGATCATCACCCTTATGGTAGGCCGCCCACTTACCGATCGCTTCCCGCCGCGCGATCCGAAGATCGGCGAGACGGTGCTGGAGGTGAAAAACTGGAGTGTCTACCACCCGCTCCACGCCGACCGGCAGGTGATCAAAGGTATCGACCTCAACGTCCGCAAGGGCGAGGTCGTCGGGATCGCCGGCCTGATGGGCGCCGGGCGCACAGAATTCGCGATGAGCCTCTTTGGCCGCTCGTACGGCCGCCGCATCACGGGGGAAGTCTTTCTCAACGGGCAGAAGATCGATACCTCGTCGGTTGGCCGGAGCGTCGCGCAGGGGATCGCCTACGTCACCGAGGACCGGAAGACCTACGGTCTCAACCTGATCGATCACATCAAGAACAACATCACCATCGCCAACCTCGGAGCGGTCTCGCGCCATAGCGTCATCGACGATCTCCGCGAGATCGACGTCGCCAACGAATATCGCAGCAAGACCAACATCCGGTCGTCCAGTGTCTATCAGAAGACGGGAAACCTCTCGGGCGGCAATCAGCAGAAAGTGGTGCTGAGCAAATGGCTCTTCGCCAACCCCGAGGTGCTGATCCTCGACGAGCCGACGCGCGGCATCGACGTCGGCGCCAAGTACGAAATCTATACCATCATTGCGAGGCTCGCGTCCGAGGGGAAAGCGATCCTGGTCATTTCCTCGGAAATGCCGGAGCTGCTCGGCATTTGCGATAGAATCTACGTGATGAACGAGGGCCGCATCGTCGGCGAGATGGCCGCCGCGGGCGCCAGCCAGGAAAAGATCATGCGCGCGATCGTTCGCGGAGAAGGGAAAGCATCATGA
- the chvE gene encoding multiple monosaccharide ABC transporter substrate-binding protein, with protein MGGQSFAADKGLVGVLMPNKTSLRWINDGDAVKSQLEALGYTVDLQYAQDDIANQLSQLENEITKGPKALIIASIDGTTMTDALQRAHDAGTLVIAYDRLIRNSPNVDYYTSFDNFSVGVLQANSLLKGLGYPDKKGPFNIEVFGGSPDDNNAFFFYDGAMSVLQPLIDNKTLVVKSGQLGMDKVGTLRWLAATAQARMDNLLSANYSDGSRVDGVLSPYDGLSRGITASLRAVGYGTADLPWPIVTGQDAETPSVKLIISGEQYSTVFKDTRDLAKATVGLVDTVVSGGTPATLDTKTYNNGVKVVPSVLLTPYEVDKSNYQKLVVDSGYIKAEDLK; from the coding sequence ATGGGCGGTCAGTCGTTCGCCGCGGACAAGGGCCTGGTCGGCGTGCTGATGCCGAACAAGACCTCGTTGCGCTGGATCAACGACGGCGATGCCGTCAAGTCCCAGCTTGAGGCGCTGGGCTACACCGTCGATCTGCAGTACGCGCAGGACGACATTGCGAACCAGCTTTCGCAGCTCGAGAACGAGATCACCAAGGGTCCGAAGGCCCTGATCATCGCCTCGATCGACGGCACGACGATGACCGACGCGTTGCAGAGAGCGCACGATGCCGGCACCCTCGTGATTGCCTATGACCGCCTGATCAGGAACTCGCCGAACGTCGACTACTACACCTCGTTCGACAACTTCAGCGTCGGCGTGCTCCAGGCCAATTCGCTTCTCAAGGGCCTCGGCTATCCGGACAAGAAGGGTCCATTCAACATCGAAGTGTTCGGCGGTTCGCCGGACGACAACAACGCGTTCTTCTTCTACGACGGCGCCATGTCGGTGCTGCAGCCGCTGATCGACAACAAGACCCTCGTGGTCAAGTCCGGCCAGCTTGGCATGGACAAGGTCGGTACGCTGCGCTGGCTGGCGGCTACCGCCCAGGCCCGCATGGATAACCTGCTGTCCGCCAACTACTCGGACGGCAGCCGCGTCGACGGCGTTCTGTCGCCCTACGACGGCCTGAGCCGCGGCATCACCGCCTCGCTCCGCGCCGTGGGTTACGGCACCGCTGACCTGCCGTGGCCGATCGTGACCGGCCAGGATGCCGAAACGCCTTCGGTGAAGCTGATCATCTCAGGCGAGCAGTATTCGACTGTGTTCAAGGATACGCGTGACCTCGCCAAGGCCACCGTCGGTCTGGTCGACACCGTCGTGTCGGGCGGCACGCCGGCGACCCTCGACACCAAGACCTACAACAACGGCGTGAAGGTCGTCCCGTCGGTCCTGTTGACGCCCTACGAGGTCGACAAGTCGAACTACCAGAAGCTCGTGGTCGACTCGGGATACATCAAGGCCGAAGACCTGAAGTAG